The following are from one region of the Methanospirillum hungatei genome:
- a CDS encoding PIN domain-containing protein, with translation MDTFIDTSIIVPAIIETPDSDTIRGFIETSLNRLVVSPIIYQEALHVGTKILLRERCGIESVAAVRKFIRKNGYDCLLDFIERLNILFMDFTIYADSTNTLLISQIAAKYHLLSGDALIIATCMENNIQSLASFDSDFKNIDGISLLFQ, from the coding sequence ATGGATACCTTTATAGATACCTCAATAATCGTCCCCGCGATAATTGAAACCCCTGATTCTGATACAATTCGCGGGTTTATTGAAACGTCTCTAAACCGACTCGTCGTATCCCCAATAATATATCAGGAAGCTCTGCATGTCGGAACAAAAATATTACTCCGTGAACGTTGTGGGATTGAATCTGTCGCTGCTGTCCGCAAATTTATACGGAAAAACGGATACGATTGTCTTTTGGATTTTATCGAACGCCTTAATATTTTGTTTATGGATTTTACAATCTATGCCGATAGCACAAATACGTTATTGATATCACAAATTGCAGCGAAATATCATCTTTTGTCTGGTGATGCTCTCATTATTGCCACCTGTATGGAAAATAATATTCAGTCCTTGGCATCCTTTGATTCAGATTTTAAAAATATTGATGGAATCTCATTACTATTTCAATAA
- a CDS encoding antitoxin family protein: MSETIECIYSGTVLRPIKPLNLKEGERVVVHIEKKLPFETIKIQTPVSREYIRSLRDESWIPL, encoded by the coding sequence ATGTCAGAAACAATCGAATGCATTTATTCGGGGACCGTTCTCAGGCCCATAAAACCTTTAAATTTAAAAGAAGGAGAGCGGGTAGTTGTACATATAGAGAAAAAATTACCTTTCGAAACAATTAAAATTCAAACACCTGTTAGTCGCGAATACATCCGGTCACTTCGGGACGAATCATGGATACCTTTATAG